From Aythya fuligula isolate bAytFul2 chromosome 20, bAytFul2.pri, whole genome shotgun sequence, a single genomic window includes:
- the LOC116497198 gene encoding aldehyde dehydrogenase family 3 member A2-like — MERMQQVVGRARAAFSSGRCRSLEFRLQQLKNLERMVREKEKEILAALQSDLHKSGHNAYSHEIMGVLGELALVMEKLPSWAAPQPVKKNLLTMRDEAYIYPEPLGVVLVIGAWNYPFVLVMQPLIGAIAAGNAVVVKPSEVSEHTSQLIADILPQYLDRELYPVVTGGVPETTELLTQRFDHILYTGNTAVGKIVMAAAAKHLTPVTLELGGKSPCYIDKDCDLAVACRRITWGKYMNCGQTCIAPDYILCEPSIQSQVVENIKATLQEFYGEDVKKSPDYERIVNKRHFRRIVSLLEGQKIAHGGETDEASCFIAPTILTDVSAESKVMEEEIFGPVLPIVSVKGVDEAIEFINSREKPLALYVFSNDKKVIKRVISETSSGGVTGNDVIMHFFLSTLPFGGVGNSGMGAYHGKHSFETFSHRRACLIKDLKMEGTNKLRYPPGSQKKLDWAKFFVLKRFNKVRLGLIFLALLGVVAAVMIKMAY; from the exons ATGGAGAGGATGCAGCAGGTCGTGGGGAGGGCCAGGGCGGCCTTCAGCTCGGGACGGTGCCGCTCGCTGGAgttcaggctgcagcagctgaagaaccTGGAGCGGATGGTGcgggagaaggagaaggagatcCTGGCGGCCCTGCAGTCGGATCTGCACAAG AGCGGGCACAACGCGTACAGCCATGAGATCATGGgagtgctgggggagctggccCTGGTCATGGAGAAGCTGCCATCCTGGGCAGCCCCTCAGCCAGTGAAGAAGAACCTGCTGACGATGCGGGATGAGGCTTACATCTACCCCGAGCCGCTGGGGGTGGTGCTGGTGATCGGCGCCTGGAACTACCCCTTCGTCCTGGTCATGCAGCCACTGATCGGGGCCATTGCAGCAG GCAATGCGGTGGTGGTGAAGCCGTCGGAGGTCAGTGAGCACACGTCCCAGCTGATTGCTGATATCCTCCCTCAGTACCTGGACCGG gagctgtaCCCGGTGGTCACGGGAGGAGTGCCTGAGACAACGGAGCTGCTGACACAGAGATTCGACCACATCCTCTACACCGGGAACACTGCCGTGGGCAAAATCGTGATGGCAGCGGCTGCCAAGCACCTGACGCCCGTCACCCTGGAGCTGGGTGGGAAGAGCCCCTGCTACATCGACAAGGACTGCGACCTGGCTGTTGCCTGCAG GCGGATAACGTGGGGGAAGTACATGAACTGTGGGCAAACCTGCATTGCCCCGGACTACATCCTGTGCGAGCCGTCCATCCAGAGCCAGGTGGTGGAGAACATTAAGGCGACTCTGCAG GAGTTCTACGGGGAAGATGTGAAGAAGTCTCCGGATTACGAGAGGATCGTCAACAAGCGCCACTTCAGGAGGATCGTGAGCCTGCTGGAAGGCCAGAAGATCGCGCACGGGGGGGAGACGGATGAGGCCTCCTGCTTCATAG CACCCACCATCCTGACGGACGTTTCTGCGGAGTCCAAGGTGATGGAGGAGGAGATCTTTGGGCCGGTGCTTCCGATTGTGTCAGTGAAGGGCGTGGACGAAGCCATTGAGTTCATCAACAGTCGGGAGAAGCCCCTTGCCCTCTATGTCTTCTCCAACGACAAGAAG gtAATCAAGAGAGTCATCTCAGAAACCTCCAGTGGGGGCGTTACTGGAAATGATGTCATCATGCATTTCTTCCTCTCAACCTTACCCTTTGGTGGTGTCG GGAACAGCGGGATGGGCGCCTACCACGGCAAGCACAGCTTTGAGACCTTCTCCCACCGCCGCGCCTGCTTGATCAAGGACCTGAAGATGGAGGGCACAAACAAACTCCGGTACCCGCCTGGCAGCCAGAAGAAGCTGGATTGGGCCAAGTTCTTCGTTTTGAAGCGGTTTAACAAGGTCCGCTTGGGACTGATCTTCTTGGCCCTGCTGGGGGTTGTGGCAGCAGTGATGATAAAG ATGGCTTACTAG